One region of Acanthopagrus latus isolate v.2019 chromosome 24, fAcaLat1.1, whole genome shotgun sequence genomic DNA includes:
- the LOC119015590 gene encoding chloride intracellular channel protein 6 isoform X1 produces MAQSDSSPNLDLSNGAVVHSPLSICSDLDTERGRQDEEGEEEDEEVELAEEVGEDVLMMAGAEEDEVKGERGEQSEREEMRIIQVALLLNGVTAEEGEDEGCERLEENGEAGVEVGDEEHERTDEETTENVGESKAEEESKDTNTVTENPCHISAMIDVEKGQEQMTDGCEENEEDREDEEHEEEAVIASSETEFRQDDTNERNNGLEEDPVVSSPDDPEHVQDSSTLTEVSEERKQLSTDDTDKQTKAVSLPSDGDETESVEDPTTDADIITIEVNKLVNNQDHVCQTSTPGDTDTHFETIGTIEVLANQTNQTPSENEDENTDADVKDNSEPSKQEIDSINNNSTWEQEDYVEAEAEEEGTEELVKDSVSASVDDLETNQKVQQPDLTFIPSEEQSQTEGGIEGARVSGINQEVLDEEQVRQVWANTLTEMDGGGQSTEEEVKTAGNVVRESLREEEHRGGDDLEMQEEKTVQIENQGEGQADLPEPVPQCVEDAPVETQQDVDLDQVEEAFELEEGGEIQSEKPEAEVRAEKENESKTEDGGDLQELPLPLIKEARTDWEEKIREQLRQQALVEDEKGGGADEEAMEGELEMAEEPVTVLDDEIEEIEASPCTELDEQAPVAIITPSEDTIVEAKDGEDQEMQEEKVEVGKEDNEKQKVERIVEVEKDERPKDENREVELDINGKVKGLKQAMENGLLSLEPQPIKKEELATARVLSPRRRDNDWIKKDQPEEETEPELKEWRKELRPVRKESERGRKEWVKKETSPEEKSLPRKEDWIKELKSVIKDDSLPKKRDVQVKKKRVVLLEDGRSYFPQREEINEKREEVKLISHRRVESPLPPMNRNNASPQDQDYKISLYVKAGSDGESIGNCPFSQRLFMILWLKGVIFNVTTVDLKRKPADLQDLAPGTNPPFVTFNGEVKVDVNKIEEFLEEKLTPPRYPRLAPKHAEANTAGIDVFAKFSAYIKNPRKDTNDALEKALLKSLRRLDDFLRTPLRDEIDADASGDLPESSRSFLDGSELTLADCNLLPKLHILKVVAKKYRGFEIPAEMTGLWRYLNLAYQREEFTNTCPAEREIQFAYLDVAKRIK; encoded by the exons ATGGCTCAGTCAGACTCCAGCCCAAACCTTGACTTGTCAAATGGCGCCGTTGTCCACAGCCCACTAAGTATTTGTTCAGACCTGGATACTGAGAGAGGAAGgcaggatgaggagggagaagaggaagatgaggaagtGGAACTAGCCGAGGAGGTAGGGGAAGACGTTTTGATGATGGCTGGAGCAGAAGAGGATGAAGTAAAAGgggaaagaggagagcagagtgaaagggaggaaatgaggatTATCCAAGTGGCTTTGTTGCTGAAtggagtgacagcagaggaaggggaggacGAAGGATGTGAGAGACTGGAGGAAAACGGGGAAGCAGGAGTAGAAGTGGGGGATGAGGAGCATGAAAGAACAGATGAAGAGACAACAGAGAATGTGGGTGAAAGCAAAGCAGAGGAAGAGTcgaaagacacaaatacagtgaCTGAAAATCCATGTCACATTTCAGCAATGATAGACGTTGAGAAAGGTCAAGAGCAGATGACAGACGGCTGcgaagaaaatgaagaagacagGGAAGATGAGGAACATGAAGAAGAGGCAGTGATAGCAAGTTCAGAAACAGAATTCAGGCAGGATGATACAAACGAGAGAAACAATGGGTTAGAAGAAGACCCAGTAGTTTCCAGTCCTGATGATCCAGAACATGTTCAGGACTCGAGTACTCTTACAGAAGTGTCAGAAGAGCGTAAGCAACTGTCAACAgatgacacagacaaacaaacaaaagctgtcTCTTTACCCTCTGATGGTGATGAAACAGAAAGTGTTGAGGATCCAACAACGGACGCAGACATTATTACCATAGAGGTAAACAAACTTGTAAACAATCAAGATCATGTATGCCAAACCTCAACTCCTGgcgacactgacacacactttgAAACAATTGGCACCATCGAGGTGTTGGCAAATCAGACCAACCAAACGCCCAGTGAGAATGAGGATGAAAATACAGATGCGGATGTAAAGGACAACTCAGAACCCAGCAAACAGGAAATTGATTCCATTAATAATAACAGCACATGGGAACAGGAGGATTACGTagaagcagaggctgaggaggagggaacCGAAGAGCTGGTAAAAGATTCAGTGTCTGCTTCTGTTGACGATCTTGAGACAAATCAGAAGGTACAGCAACCAGACTTGACCTTTATACCTTCTGAAGAACAGtcacagacagaaggagggatTGAGGGAGCAAGGGTGTCAGGGATCAACCAGGAAGTGCTAGATGAAGAGCAAGTGCGACAGGTTTGGGCTAATACTCTAACAGAGATGGATGGGGGAGgacagagcacagaggaggaggttaAGACAGCTGGTAATGTTGTTAGAGAGTCACTGCGTGAGGaagagcacagaggaggagatgatctAGAGATGCAAGAAGAGAAGACTGTTCAAATTGAAAACCAGGGTGAGGGTCAGGCAGATCTTCCAGAACCAGTACCGCAGTGTGTGGAGGATGCACCTGTAGAGACACAGCAAGATGTGGATTTGGACCAGGTGGAGGAGGCCTTTGAACTGGAGGAAGGGGGTGAAATTCAATCTGAGAAGCCAGAAGCTGAGGtcagagcagagaaggagaatGAATCCAAAACAGAGGATGGAGGTGATTTGCAAGAACTTCCTTTGCCGCTCATCAAAGAAGCAAGAACAGATTGGGAGGAAAAAATAAGAGAACAACTAAGACAGCAGGCCCTAGTAGAAGAcgagaagggaggaggagcagatgaaGAAGCCATGGAGGGAGAGTTGGAGATGGCAGAGGAGCCTGTGACTGTTTTAGATGATGAGATTGAAGAGATAGAGGCGAGTCCATGTACAGAACTTGATGAACAAGCACCTGTTGCCATTATAACCCCTTCTGAAGACACCATAGTTGAAGCAAAGGATGGAGAGGACCAAGAAATGCAAGAAGAGAAGGTTGAAGTTGGCAAGGAGgataatgaaaaacagaaagttgaAAGAATAGTGGAGGTAGAAAAGGACGAGAGGccaaaagatgaaaacaggGAGGTGGAGTTGGACATAAATGGAAAAGTTAAAGGACTGAAACAAGCAATGGAGAATGGGCTCTTGAGTCTCGAGCCGCAGCCGATCAAGAAAGAAGAACTGGCAACGGCAAGAGTGTTATCACCCAGGAGAagagataatgactggattaaAAAAGATCAACCCGAGGAGGAGACGGAACCAGAACTGAAAGAGTGGAGGAAAGAACTGAGACCCGTGAGAAAAGAATCTGAGAGGGGACGAAAAGAATGGGTGAAGAAGGAAACATCGCCAGAAGAGAAAAGTCTGCCAAGGAAGGAGGACTGGATAAAGGAGCTGAAGTCAGTGATCAAAGATGACTCCCTGCCCAAAAAGAGGGATgtgcaggtgaaaaaaaagcgagtggtgctgctggaggatggACGGTCGTATTTCCCTCAGCGGGAGGAGATAAAcgaaaaaagagaggaggtgaaactGATCTCTCATAGGAGGGTGGAGAGCCCATTGCCTCCTATGAACAGGAACAATGCATCACCCCAAGACCAGGACTACAAGATCTCACTCTATGTCAAG GCGGGAAGTGACGGGGAGAGCATCGGCAACTGTCCATTCTCTCAGAGGCTCTTCATGATCCTGTGGCTGAAAGGAGTCATCTTCAACGTCACCACTGTCGACCTCAAGCG GAAGCCGGCTGACCTGCAGGACCTCGCTCCGGGGACCAACCCTCCCTTTGTGACCTTTAACGGCGAGGTCAAAGTCGATGTCAACAAGATAGAAGAGTTCCTGGAGGAGAAACTGACCCCACCAcg GTACCCCAGACTGGCTCCCAAACATGCTGAAGCCAACACGGCGGGCATCGATGTGTTCGCCAAGTTCTCAGCTTACATCAAAAACCCGCGGAAAGACACCAACGACG CCTTAGAGAAAGCCTTGCTGAAGTCTCTCCGGCGTCTTGATGACTTCCTGAGGACCCCGCTACGTGATGAGATAGATGCTGATGCCTCAGGAGACCTGCCCGAGTCCTCCCGGAGCTTCCTAGACGGGTCTGAGCTCACCCTGGCCGACTGCAACCTGCTGCCTAAACTACACATCCTTAAG GTCGTAGCCAAGAAATACCGCGGCTTTGAGATCCCAGCGGAGATGACAGGGTTGTGGAGGTATTTAAATTTGGCCTATCAGCGGGAGGAGTTCACCAACACCTGCCCCGCTGAGAGGGAGATCCAGTTTGCCTATCTGGATGTTGCAAAACGAATCAAATAA
- the LOC119015590 gene encoding chloride intracellular channel protein 6 isoform X2 — MAQSDSSPNLDLSNGAVVHSPLSICSDLDTERGRQDEEGEEEDEEVELAEEVGEDVLMMAGAEEDEVKGERGEQSEREEMRIIQVALLLNGVTAEEGEDEGCERLEENGEAGVEVGDEEHERTDEETTENVGESKAEEESKDTNTVTENPCHISAMIDVEKGQEQMTDGCEENEEDREDEEHEEEAVIASSETEFRQDDTNERNNGLEEDPVVSSPDDPEHVQDSSTLTEVSEERKQLSTDDTDKQTKAVSLPSDGDETESVEDPTTDADIITIEVNKLVNNQDHVCQTSTPGDTDTHFETIGTIEVLANQTNQTPSENEDENTDADVKDNSEPSKQEIDSINNNSTWEQEDYVEAEAEEEGTEELVKDSVSASVDDLETNQKVQQPDLTFIPSEEQSQTEGGIEGARVSGINQEVLDEEQVRQVWANTLTEMDGGGQSTEEEVKTAGNVVRESLREEEHRGGDDLEMQEEKTVQIENQGEGQADLPEPVPQCVEDAPVETQQDVDLDQVEEAFELEEGGEIQSEKPEAEVRAEKENESKTEDGGDLQELPLPLIKEARTDWEEKIREQLRQQALVEDEKGGGADEEAMEGELEMAEEPVTVLDDEIEEIEASPCTELDEQAPVAIITPSEDTIVEAKDGEDQEMQEEKVEVGKEDNEKQKVERIVEVEKDERPKDENREVELDINGKVKGLKQAMENGLLSLEPQPIKKEELATARVLSPRRRDNDWIKKDQPEEETEPELKEWRKELRPVRKESERGRKEWVKKETSPEEKSLPRKEDWIKELKSVIKDDSLPKKRDVQVKKKRVVLLEDGRSYFPQREEINEKREEVKLISHRRVESPLPPMNRNNASPQDQDYKISLYVKAGSDGESIGNCPFSQRLFMILWLKGVIFNVTTVDLKRKPADLQDLAPGTNPPFVTFNGEVKVDVNKIEEFLEEKLTPPRYPRLAPKHAEANTAGIDVFAKFSAYIKNPRKDTNDALEKALLKSLRRLDDFLRTPLRDEIDADASGDLPESSRSFLDGSELTLADCNLLPKLHILKVVAKKYRGFEIPAEMTGLWRRRQGQVHCKDFIITVLETTESFVWSS, encoded by the exons ATGGCTCAGTCAGACTCCAGCCCAAACCTTGACTTGTCAAATGGCGCCGTTGTCCACAGCCCACTAAGTATTTGTTCAGACCTGGATACTGAGAGAGGAAGgcaggatgaggagggagaagaggaagatgaggaagtGGAACTAGCCGAGGAGGTAGGGGAAGACGTTTTGATGATGGCTGGAGCAGAAGAGGATGAAGTAAAAGgggaaagaggagagcagagtgaaagggaggaaatgaggatTATCCAAGTGGCTTTGTTGCTGAAtggagtgacagcagaggaaggggaggacGAAGGATGTGAGAGACTGGAGGAAAACGGGGAAGCAGGAGTAGAAGTGGGGGATGAGGAGCATGAAAGAACAGATGAAGAGACAACAGAGAATGTGGGTGAAAGCAAAGCAGAGGAAGAGTcgaaagacacaaatacagtgaCTGAAAATCCATGTCACATTTCAGCAATGATAGACGTTGAGAAAGGTCAAGAGCAGATGACAGACGGCTGcgaagaaaatgaagaagacagGGAAGATGAGGAACATGAAGAAGAGGCAGTGATAGCAAGTTCAGAAACAGAATTCAGGCAGGATGATACAAACGAGAGAAACAATGGGTTAGAAGAAGACCCAGTAGTTTCCAGTCCTGATGATCCAGAACATGTTCAGGACTCGAGTACTCTTACAGAAGTGTCAGAAGAGCGTAAGCAACTGTCAACAgatgacacagacaaacaaacaaaagctgtcTCTTTACCCTCTGATGGTGATGAAACAGAAAGTGTTGAGGATCCAACAACGGACGCAGACATTATTACCATAGAGGTAAACAAACTTGTAAACAATCAAGATCATGTATGCCAAACCTCAACTCCTGgcgacactgacacacactttgAAACAATTGGCACCATCGAGGTGTTGGCAAATCAGACCAACCAAACGCCCAGTGAGAATGAGGATGAAAATACAGATGCGGATGTAAAGGACAACTCAGAACCCAGCAAACAGGAAATTGATTCCATTAATAATAACAGCACATGGGAACAGGAGGATTACGTagaagcagaggctgaggaggagggaacCGAAGAGCTGGTAAAAGATTCAGTGTCTGCTTCTGTTGACGATCTTGAGACAAATCAGAAGGTACAGCAACCAGACTTGACCTTTATACCTTCTGAAGAACAGtcacagacagaaggagggatTGAGGGAGCAAGGGTGTCAGGGATCAACCAGGAAGTGCTAGATGAAGAGCAAGTGCGACAGGTTTGGGCTAATACTCTAACAGAGATGGATGGGGGAGgacagagcacagaggaggaggttaAGACAGCTGGTAATGTTGTTAGAGAGTCACTGCGTGAGGaagagcacagaggaggagatgatctAGAGATGCAAGAAGAGAAGACTGTTCAAATTGAAAACCAGGGTGAGGGTCAGGCAGATCTTCCAGAACCAGTACCGCAGTGTGTGGAGGATGCACCTGTAGAGACACAGCAAGATGTGGATTTGGACCAGGTGGAGGAGGCCTTTGAACTGGAGGAAGGGGGTGAAATTCAATCTGAGAAGCCAGAAGCTGAGGtcagagcagagaaggagaatGAATCCAAAACAGAGGATGGAGGTGATTTGCAAGAACTTCCTTTGCCGCTCATCAAAGAAGCAAGAACAGATTGGGAGGAAAAAATAAGAGAACAACTAAGACAGCAGGCCCTAGTAGAAGAcgagaagggaggaggagcagatgaaGAAGCCATGGAGGGAGAGTTGGAGATGGCAGAGGAGCCTGTGACTGTTTTAGATGATGAGATTGAAGAGATAGAGGCGAGTCCATGTACAGAACTTGATGAACAAGCACCTGTTGCCATTATAACCCCTTCTGAAGACACCATAGTTGAAGCAAAGGATGGAGAGGACCAAGAAATGCAAGAAGAGAAGGTTGAAGTTGGCAAGGAGgataatgaaaaacagaaagttgaAAGAATAGTGGAGGTAGAAAAGGACGAGAGGccaaaagatgaaaacaggGAGGTGGAGTTGGACATAAATGGAAAAGTTAAAGGACTGAAACAAGCAATGGAGAATGGGCTCTTGAGTCTCGAGCCGCAGCCGATCAAGAAAGAAGAACTGGCAACGGCAAGAGTGTTATCACCCAGGAGAagagataatgactggattaaAAAAGATCAACCCGAGGAGGAGACGGAACCAGAACTGAAAGAGTGGAGGAAAGAACTGAGACCCGTGAGAAAAGAATCTGAGAGGGGACGAAAAGAATGGGTGAAGAAGGAAACATCGCCAGAAGAGAAAAGTCTGCCAAGGAAGGAGGACTGGATAAAGGAGCTGAAGTCAGTGATCAAAGATGACTCCCTGCCCAAAAAGAGGGATgtgcaggtgaaaaaaaagcgagtggtgctgctggaggatggACGGTCGTATTTCCCTCAGCGGGAGGAGATAAAcgaaaaaagagaggaggtgaaactGATCTCTCATAGGAGGGTGGAGAGCCCATTGCCTCCTATGAACAGGAACAATGCATCACCCCAAGACCAGGACTACAAGATCTCACTCTATGTCAAG GCGGGAAGTGACGGGGAGAGCATCGGCAACTGTCCATTCTCTCAGAGGCTCTTCATGATCCTGTGGCTGAAAGGAGTCATCTTCAACGTCACCACTGTCGACCTCAAGCG GAAGCCGGCTGACCTGCAGGACCTCGCTCCGGGGACCAACCCTCCCTTTGTGACCTTTAACGGCGAGGTCAAAGTCGATGTCAACAAGATAGAAGAGTTCCTGGAGGAGAAACTGACCCCACCAcg GTACCCCAGACTGGCTCCCAAACATGCTGAAGCCAACACGGCGGGCATCGATGTGTTCGCCAAGTTCTCAGCTTACATCAAAAACCCGCGGAAAGACACCAACGACG CCTTAGAGAAAGCCTTGCTGAAGTCTCTCCGGCGTCTTGATGACTTCCTGAGGACCCCGCTACGTGATGAGATAGATGCTGATGCCTCAGGAGACCTGCCCGAGTCCTCCCGGAGCTTCCTAGACGGGTCTGAGCTCACCCTGGCCGACTGCAACCTGCTGCCTAAACTACACATCCTTAAG GTCGTAGCCAAGAAATACCGCGGCTTTGAGATCCCAGCGGAGATGACAGGGTTGTGGAG ACGACGGCAGGGCCAAGTTCACTGCAAAGACtttattattactgtattaGAAACCACTGAGTCATTTGTTTGGTCCAGTTAG
- the LOC119015590 gene encoding probable serine/threonine-protein kinase kinX isoform X5, with translation MAQSDSSPNLDLSNGAVVHSPLSICSDLDTERGRQDEEGEEEDEEVELAEEVGEDVLMMAGAEEDEVKGERGEQSEREEMRIIQVALLLNGVTAEEGEDEGCERLEENGEAGVEVGDEEHERTDEETTENVGESKAEEESKDTNTVTENPCHISAMIDVEKGQEQMTDGCEENEEDREDEEHEEEAVIASSETEFRQDDTNERNNGLEEDPVVSSPDDPEHVQDSSTLTEVSEERKQLSTDDTDKQTKAVSLPSDGDETESVEDPTTDADIITIEVNKLVNNQDHVCQTSTPGDTDTHFETIGTIEVLANQTNQTPSENEDENTDADVKDNSEPSKQEIDSINNNSTWEQEDYVEAEAEEEGTEELVKDSVSASVDDLETNQKVQQPDLTFIPSEEQSQTEGGIEGARVSGINQEVLDEEQVRQVWANTLTEMDGGGQSTEEEVKTAGNVVRESLREEEHRGGDDLEMQEEKTVQIENQGEGQADLPEPVPQCVEDAPVETQQDVDLDQVEEAFELEEGGEIQSEKPEAEVRAEKENESKTEDGGDLQELPLPLIKEARTDWEEKIREQLRQQALVEDEKGGGADEEAMEGELEMAEEPVTVLDDEIEEIEASPCTELDEQAPVAIITPSEDTIVEAKDGEDQEMQEEKVEVGKEDNEKQKVERIVEVEKDERPKDENREVELDINGKVKGLKQAMENGLLSLEPQPIKKEELATARVLSPRRRDNDWIKKDQPEEETEPELKEWRKELRPVRKESERGRKEWVKKETSPEEKSLPRKEDWIKELKSVIKDDSLPKKRDVQVKKKRVVLLEDGRSYFPQREEINEKREEVKLISHRRVESPLPPMNRNNASPQDQDYKISLYVKREQVTEQPHLDLLTISH, from the exons ATGGCTCAGTCAGACTCCAGCCCAAACCTTGACTTGTCAAATGGCGCCGTTGTCCACAGCCCACTAAGTATTTGTTCAGACCTGGATACTGAGAGAGGAAGgcaggatgaggagggagaagaggaagatgaggaagtGGAACTAGCCGAGGAGGTAGGGGAAGACGTTTTGATGATGGCTGGAGCAGAAGAGGATGAAGTAAAAGgggaaagaggagagcagagtgaaagggaggaaatgaggatTATCCAAGTGGCTTTGTTGCTGAAtggagtgacagcagaggaaggggaggacGAAGGATGTGAGAGACTGGAGGAAAACGGGGAAGCAGGAGTAGAAGTGGGGGATGAGGAGCATGAAAGAACAGATGAAGAGACAACAGAGAATGTGGGTGAAAGCAAAGCAGAGGAAGAGTcgaaagacacaaatacagtgaCTGAAAATCCATGTCACATTTCAGCAATGATAGACGTTGAGAAAGGTCAAGAGCAGATGACAGACGGCTGcgaagaaaatgaagaagacagGGAAGATGAGGAACATGAAGAAGAGGCAGTGATAGCAAGTTCAGAAACAGAATTCAGGCAGGATGATACAAACGAGAGAAACAATGGGTTAGAAGAAGACCCAGTAGTTTCCAGTCCTGATGATCCAGAACATGTTCAGGACTCGAGTACTCTTACAGAAGTGTCAGAAGAGCGTAAGCAACTGTCAACAgatgacacagacaaacaaacaaaagctgtcTCTTTACCCTCTGATGGTGATGAAACAGAAAGTGTTGAGGATCCAACAACGGACGCAGACATTATTACCATAGAGGTAAACAAACTTGTAAACAATCAAGATCATGTATGCCAAACCTCAACTCCTGgcgacactgacacacactttgAAACAATTGGCACCATCGAGGTGTTGGCAAATCAGACCAACCAAACGCCCAGTGAGAATGAGGATGAAAATACAGATGCGGATGTAAAGGACAACTCAGAACCCAGCAAACAGGAAATTGATTCCATTAATAATAACAGCACATGGGAACAGGAGGATTACGTagaagcagaggctgaggaggagggaacCGAAGAGCTGGTAAAAGATTCAGTGTCTGCTTCTGTTGACGATCTTGAGACAAATCAGAAGGTACAGCAACCAGACTTGACCTTTATACCTTCTGAAGAACAGtcacagacagaaggagggatTGAGGGAGCAAGGGTGTCAGGGATCAACCAGGAAGTGCTAGATGAAGAGCAAGTGCGACAGGTTTGGGCTAATACTCTAACAGAGATGGATGGGGGAGgacagagcacagaggaggaggttaAGACAGCTGGTAATGTTGTTAGAGAGTCACTGCGTGAGGaagagcacagaggaggagatgatctAGAGATGCAAGAAGAGAAGACTGTTCAAATTGAAAACCAGGGTGAGGGTCAGGCAGATCTTCCAGAACCAGTACCGCAGTGTGTGGAGGATGCACCTGTAGAGACACAGCAAGATGTGGATTTGGACCAGGTGGAGGAGGCCTTTGAACTGGAGGAAGGGGGTGAAATTCAATCTGAGAAGCCAGAAGCTGAGGtcagagcagagaaggagaatGAATCCAAAACAGAGGATGGAGGTGATTTGCAAGAACTTCCTTTGCCGCTCATCAAAGAAGCAAGAACAGATTGGGAGGAAAAAATAAGAGAACAACTAAGACAGCAGGCCCTAGTAGAAGAcgagaagggaggaggagcagatgaaGAAGCCATGGAGGGAGAGTTGGAGATGGCAGAGGAGCCTGTGACTGTTTTAGATGATGAGATTGAAGAGATAGAGGCGAGTCCATGTACAGAACTTGATGAACAAGCACCTGTTGCCATTATAACCCCTTCTGAAGACACCATAGTTGAAGCAAAGGATGGAGAGGACCAAGAAATGCAAGAAGAGAAGGTTGAAGTTGGCAAGGAGgataatgaaaaacagaaagttgaAAGAATAGTGGAGGTAGAAAAGGACGAGAGGccaaaagatgaaaacaggGAGGTGGAGTTGGACATAAATGGAAAAGTTAAAGGACTGAAACAAGCAATGGAGAATGGGCTCTTGAGTCTCGAGCCGCAGCCGATCAAGAAAGAAGAACTGGCAACGGCAAGAGTGTTATCACCCAGGAGAagagataatgactggattaaAAAAGATCAACCCGAGGAGGAGACGGAACCAGAACTGAAAGAGTGGAGGAAAGAACTGAGACCCGTGAGAAAAGAATCTGAGAGGGGACGAAAAGAATGGGTGAAGAAGGAAACATCGCCAGAAGAGAAAAGTCTGCCAAGGAAGGAGGACTGGATAAAGGAGCTGAAGTCAGTGATCAAAGATGACTCCCTGCCCAAAAAGAGGGATgtgcaggtgaaaaaaaagcgagtggtgctgctggaggatggACGGTCGTATTTCCCTCAGCGGGAGGAGATAAAcgaaaaaagagaggaggtgaaactGATCTCTCATAGGAGGGTGGAGAGCCCATTGCCTCCTATGAACAGGAACAATGCATCACCCCAAGACCAGGACTACAAGATCTCACTCTATGTCAAG agagagcaagTGACAGAGCAACCCCATCTTGATCTTCTTACCATATCCCATTAA